One genomic window of Bremerella sp. JC817 includes the following:
- a CDS encoding DoxX family protein: protein MTSLDTPGQPPGNTTSITIACWFVRFALAAAFLSAVGDRFGLWGPPGAEGVAWGSIENYEAYVGMLNWFLPSALISPVGWVATGAEVVIAIGLLVGFQLRWFALAAGLLLTIFATAMMGAFGPKPPLDYSVLSAASAAYLLFAVNFPAKAASVD from the coding sequence ATGACAAGCCTTGATACGCCTGGCCAACCCCCAGGCAACACCACATCCATCACCATCGCTTGCTGGTTCGTTCGCTTTGCACTCGCCGCCGCATTTCTTTCTGCGGTCGGCGATCGTTTTGGTTTGTGGGGTCCTCCCGGCGCCGAAGGAGTCGCGTGGGGAAGTATTGAAAACTACGAAGCCTACGTCGGCATGCTGAACTGGTTTCTCCCTTCGGCATTGATCTCGCCGGTCGGCTGGGTTGCGACTGGAGCGGAAGTCGTGATTGCCATTGGCCTGCTGGTTGGTTTTCAGCTTCGCTGGTTCGCCCTGGCAGCCGGGCTGCTGCTGACCATCTTCGCCACGGCAATGATGGGAGCCTTCGGCCCGAAACCGCCGCTCGACTATTCGGTTCTGTCGGCAGCAAGTGCTGCCTATCTGCTCTTCGCGGTGAACTTCCCTGCGAAAGCAGCTTCGGTCGACTAA